The genomic stretch CCTGGCCGCTTCTGGCCGCGCTAAAACCTTGCTGAATCGCATTCGCGAAGACCTGTGCCTGCCCGTTTAACGGCAGCAGCAGCGCGATAGCGTTACTGCCCGCAGGGGCAGTTTCGCCGGCAGGTGTTGTTGTCGCTGCCGGCGGGGTACCGCCTAACTGTGACGGCAGTTGTTTAGCCGCCGGGTGGCGTGGATAACGTTTTTTCCAGTCTGCGATGGCGGCTTGCAGATCCGCCGGGACTTGCGCTTTGGTCTGCCAGAGATTCAGCAGATCCAGCCAGCCTTGCAGGGTATATTCATCGACATTGATGACCATCGAACCGAGATCCTGCTGGGTTAGCTGGGTCAATGCCGTCCAGGTCTGGTCTATATTGCGCTGATGCGCATCCCCTTGTAGCAGCGGTTCCAGCCCGATATAGGCACGAATCAGCGTCAGAGATGAGTGACCCTGAGCGGCGTTGATCTCTGTCTGGTAGTAGCGTTCCTGTAGTTGAGGAGAGAGCGATTTCACGTCCAGCTGTGCCAGCGTGGTGTTCGCCGCGTTCATGTCGTTCTGCGCGACGGCCAGTTCAGCTGTCAGCAGACGTTGCTCCTGGCGCTGTTTGTCACTGAGCTGCGACGGCAATGCGCTTAACTGGTTGCCCGCTTGCGGGAGTTTGCCTTCCTGAATCAGGGCATGAATCGCAAGTAATTGCCAGTCAGCCTTGCTATCATCACCACTTTGCTGCATCTGCTGCAGGTAGTAGTCGGAAGATGCGCCGGCTTTGCTCTCCACGCGTTGTTGGGGCGCGGTGCCTTGTGGGGCCTGGCTGGGACAGCCAGCGAGAAACAGAGCCGCCAGCATAACAGGAACCAGACGACCTGCATGGGTACGGACAGAATTTAACGGAAGCATACTGTATCCAGTGATGTTTTAACGATGCTCAATATTAAATCGGCAAACCGGATGAAACAATGAATCAAGACCAACAAGCTCAGATTTCCGCCTCCACGCTGTACATTGTTCCCACGCCTATCGGCAATCTGGCGGATATCACGCAGCGAGCGTTGACGGTACTGCAACAGGTTGATCTTATTGCAGCAGAAGATACCCGGCATACTGGTTTATTGTTACAACATTTCGCCATTAATGCGCGCTTGTTCGCACTCCATGACCACAATGAGCAGCAAAAGGCAGAACAATTGCTGGACAGACTGCAGCAAGGCATGAGTATCGCACTGGTGTCGGATGCGGGTACACCGTTGATTAACGACCCCGGTTACCACTTGGTTCGTCGATGCCGTGAGGCTGGCGTGCGTGTCGTGCCGTTGCCGGGGCCGTGTGCAGCGATCACGGCGTTGTCTGCCGCTGGTTTGCCATCGGACCGTTTTTGTTATGAAGGTTTCCTGCCAGCAAAAACTAAAGCGCGTAAAGACACTTTGCGTGATTTGCAGGAAGAGGCGCGTACGCTGATTTTCTACGAATCAACCCACCGGCTGCTGGATAGCCTGCAGGATATGGTTGAGGTGTGGGGGGCGGATCGCTACGTGGTACTGGCTCGGGAACTGACCAAAACCTGGGAATCGCTGTACGGCGCGCCGGTGGGGGAATTGCTGGCCTGGGTACGGGAAGATGAGAACCGCCGTAAAGGCGAGATGGTCTTGATTGTGGAAGGGCATCAGCCTGATGAAGACGCGTTGCCTGCGGCGGTGTTGCGCACCCTGCAATTGTTGCGGGCAGAATTGCCGCTGAAAAAAGCGGCGGCGCTGGCGGCAGAGATTCACGGTGTGAAAAAGAACGCACTTTACCGTTATGGGTTGGAACAAGAAAACGGTGAAGGTGCATCGGAAGATGACAAGTAGGACAATTTGTCCTATTATCCGCGCCGAAGTTGACCAGACAGTCGCCGCTTCGTCGTCGTCCTCCGTTAGGGGGAGACGGGCGGAGGGGAGGAAAGTCCGGGCTCCATAGGGCAGGGTGCCAGGTAACGCCTGGGGGGGAAACCCACGACCAGTGCAACAGAGAGCAAACCGCCGATGGCCCGCGCAAGCGGGATCAGGTAAGGGTGAAAGGGTGCGGTAAGAGCGCACCGCGCGGCTGGTAACAGTCCGTGGCACGGTAAACTCCACCCGGAGCAAGGCCAAATAGGGGTTCACATGGTACGGCCCGTACTGAACCCGGGTAGGCTGCTTGAGCCAGCGCGCGAGCTCTGGCCTAGATGAATGACTGTCCACGACAGAACCCGGCTTATCGGTCAACTTCACTCTTTCAGAACCCCGCCAATCGGCGGGGTTTTTTTTATGTCTTTCTCCG from Dickeya zeae NCPPB 2538 encodes the following:
- the rsmI gene encoding 16S rRNA (cytidine(1402)-2'-O)-methyltransferase produces the protein MNQDQQAQISASTLYIVPTPIGNLADITQRALTVLQQVDLIAAEDTRHTGLLLQHFAINARLFALHDHNEQQKAEQLLDRLQQGMSIALVSDAGTPLINDPGYHLVRRCREAGVRVVPLPGPCAAITALSAAGLPSDRFCYEGFLPAKTKARKDTLRDLQEEARTLIFYESTHRLLDSLQDMVEVWGADRYVVLARELTKTWESLYGAPVGELLAWVREDENRRKGEMVLIVEGHQPDEDALPAAVLRTLQLLRAELPLKKAAALAAEIHGVKKNALYRYGLEQENGEGASEDDK